One Lachancea thermotolerans CBS 6340 chromosome F complete sequence DNA window includes the following coding sequences:
- the GAS4 gene encoding 1,3-beta-glucanosyltransferase (similar to uniprot|Q08271 Saccharomyces cerevisiae YOL132W GAS4 Putative 1,3-beta-glucanosyltransferase has similarity to Gas1p localizes to the cell wall), whose translation MISLLTTVLLSLLSGLFAGLAEGLVNPIEIHEQHFFDSITGELFFIKGVDYQPGGSSAITSDQDPLSDPKVCARDIALFQQLGINTIRVYSISPDLNHDSCMSMLAAAGIYLILDVNSPMENQHLNRYEPWTTYNHEYLQHVFEIIEEFGHYNNTLGFFAGNEIINDEVSAERSPVYVKAVVNDMKQYIKANAPRKIPVGYSAADDLRYRIPLSKYLECEDEDMPDSSIDFYGVNSYQWCGKQTFQTSGYDQLVKAYLEYTKPVFFSEFGCNQVSPRSFEEVESLHSKDMVNTFSGGLVYEFTQEANKYGLVEIDTNGDAHLLSDFKALQKRYTAIESKEFQTVRENAISLMAMAPQPVCESSYENLDITPTVPKNLAQELIRKRVENKRGKYIKLSQSDMVSTFDVYDENGDQFESELAIKTINQIDSDDVDDKHEFEPEDPSPPKSPSKERERNSAPKPTSNVYLIAAWFASYLFLVACSQATVFNI comes from the coding sequence ATGATTTCTCTCTTAACCACGGTGCTTTTGTCACTTTTGTCGGGGCTTTTCGCAGGCCTAGCTGAGGGACTTGTAAACCCTATCGAGATCCATGAACAGCACTTTTTCGACTCGATAACTGGcgagctctttttcataaAAGGCGTAGATTACCAACCGGGCGGCTCTTCAGCAATTACTAGCGACCAAGACCCACTTTCCGACCCTAAGGTCTGTGCCAGGGATATTGCTCTCTTCCAACAGTTAGGAATTAACACAATACGGGTTTACTCAATTAGTCCAGATTTAAACCATGATTCCTGTATGAGCATGTTAGCAGCTGCAGGCATATACTTGATTCTAGATGTCAATTCTCCAATGGAGAATCAGCACTTGAACAGATACGAACCCTGGACTACTTATAACCACGAATATCTGCAGCacgtttttgaaattattGAGGAGTTTGGACATTATAATAACACTTTAGGCTTCTTTGCAGGCAATGAAATTATTAATGATGAAGTCTCTGCAGAGAGGTCACCTGTATATGTCAAGGCGGTTGTTAATGACATGAAGCAATACATCAAGGCCAACGCGCCAAGAAAAATTCCGGTCGGCTACTCAGCTGCTGATGACTTGAGATATCGCATTCCGCTTTCAAAGTATCTTGAGTgtgaagatgaagacatGCCAGACTCAAGCATTGATTTCTATGGTGTCAATTCATATCAATGGTGCGGAAAGCAAACCTTTCAAACTTCGGGCTATGACCAATTGGTCAAAGCTTACCTTGAGTACACAAAGCCCGTTTTTTTCTCAGAGTTTGGATGCAACCAAGTCAGTCCTCGCTCTTTCGAAGAGGTAGAGTCTTTACATTCGAAGGATATGGTAAACACCTTTAGCGGAGGCCTAGTTTATGAGTTCACGCAGGAGGCGAACAAGTACGGACTTGTTGAAATCGATACAAACGGAGATGCGCATTTGCTGTCCGATTTCAAAGCACTTCAGAAACGGTACACAGCTATTGAAAGTAAGGAATTCCAAACTGTTAGAGAAAATGCAATCAGCTTAATGGCAATGGCGCCTCAGCCAGTTTGTGAATCAAGTTATGAAAATTTGGACATCACCCCCACTGTTCCCAAAAATCTTGCACAAGAACTCATCAGAAAACGTGTTGAGAATAAGCGCGGAAAATACATTAAGCTCAGTCAAAGTGATATGGTATCAACTTTCGACGTGTACGACGAAAACGGAGACCAGTTCGAAAGCGAGCTAGCTATTAAGACTATCAATCAAATTGATTCAGATGATGTGGATGACAAGCATGAGTTTGAGCCAGAGGACCCCTCGCCTCCCAAATCTCCCTCCAAGGAACGCGAACGTAACAGCGCTCCTAAGCCAACCTCAAATGTATATCTCATTGCAGCCTGGTTTGCATCTTATCTCTTCCTAGTCGCTTGCTCTCAGGCCACAGTTTTCAATATTTAA
- the RFA2 gene encoding Rfa2p (similar to uniprot|P26754 Saccharomyces cerevisiae YNL312W RFA2 Subunit of heterotrimeric Replication Factor A (RF-A) which is a highly conserved single-stranded DNA binding protein involved in DNA replication repair and recombination), whose amino-acid sequence MATYQPYNEFSTVSGGGFDNSQSSGRPNSGNGGSGSSSTLTPVTIKQVQESKQIVQDGPFVVNNLELHHVSFVGVVRNVVDNTSNINLTIEDGTGQIEVRKWSDDSNDMANAAQDEQPDAAESSQVAQMYEVGTYVRVFGALREFSGKKNVQFAVIKPIDNFNEVITHYLEAMKWHAIANGKLESPVNLQPNSEQTGEEQNLFVQDNSASEPKTALHKILEFCTAQCEGKDASSFAVHTKLIAQSLALSEPDVKMYCQTLVDQGFIYPTFDDSSFFVL is encoded by the exons ATGGCAA CATATCAACCCTACAACGAGTTCTCGACGGTATCGGGTGGCGGATTCGATAATTCGCAAAGCTCTGGTCGGCCTAACTCCGGAAACGGAGGATCGGGATCTTCTTCGACCCTTACCCCGGTAACCATTAAGCAAGTACAGGAATCAAAGCAAATAGTGCAAGACGGCCCTTTTGTCGTGAACAATTTGGAGCTTCATCACGTATCTTTCGTGGGGGTGGTACGGAATGTAGTGGATAACACATCGAATATCAACTTAACTATAGAAGATGGAACTGGGCAGATCGAAGTGCGGAAGTGGAGTGACGACTCAAATGACATGGCCAATGCGGCACAGGATGAACAACCCGATGCAGCTGAGAGCTCGCAGGTCGCGCAAATGTATGAGGTTGGAACTTACGTTAGAGTGTTTGGTGCGCTGAGGGAGTTCAGTGGCAAGAAAAATGTTCAGTTTGCTGTAATTAAGCCTATCGATAATTTCAACGAGGTGATAACGCATTACTTAGAGGCTATGAAGTGGCATGCAATTGCGAACGGGAAACTTGAGAGCCCTGTAAATCTGCAGCCCAACTCTGAGCAAACCGGCGAAGAGCAGAACCTATTTGTTCAGGATAACTCAGCTAGCGAGCCGAAAACAGCATTGCACAAGATCCTGGAATTCTGTACCGCCCAGTGTGAAGGCAAAGATGCTAGCAGTTTTGCTGTCCACACTAAGCTGATTGCGCAGAGCCTTGCGCTGTCAGAACCGGACGTCAAAATGTATTGTCAAACTTTGGTTGATCAAGGTTTCATTTATCCCACCTTTGACGATAGTAGTTTCTTTGTTTTATAG